Proteins encoded within one genomic window of Pseudomonadales bacterium:
- a CDS encoding chemotaxis protein CheW, producing MTTRPSPNVTLLDLVVLPLTQRQLLLPASALAEVLPKWQSRPLPETPQWCAGELEWRQRRLPLIDFERWSGGPDTPGRWLVVCNRSQDDLPFSHYGVLLAGRPRLLRLRSNQLRGIPTPSDAGIGAMTLVEGERYAIPDLMALERQIDQAMRGTRLREAAGQSPVKPD from the coding sequence ATGACGACACGGCCCAGTCCCAACGTCACGCTGCTCGATCTGGTGGTGTTGCCACTGACGCAGCGCCAACTGCTGCTGCCGGCCAGCGCGCTGGCCGAAGTGTTGCCCAAGTGGCAAAGCCGTCCCCTGCCTGAAACGCCGCAGTGGTGCGCGGGGGAGCTCGAATGGCGCCAACGCCGACTGCCACTGATCGACTTCGAACGCTGGTCGGGCGGGCCGGACACACCGGGCAGATGGCTGGTCGTCTGCAACCGCAGTCAGGACGATCTGCCGTTCAGCCATTATGGAGTGCTGCTCGCCGGACGCCCCCGGCTATTGCGGCTGCGCAGCAATCAGCTCCGGGGCATTCCCACGCCATCCGATGCCGGAATCGGTGCCATGACACTGGTGGAGGGTGAACGCTATGCCATCCCCGATCTGATGGCACTCGAGCGACAGATCGACCAGGCGATGCGTGGTACCCGGCTGCGCGAGGCCGCCGGTCAGTCACCCGTCAAACCGGATTGA
- a CDS encoding flagellar hook-length control protein FliK — translation MNLPTIDLSTMPAVQATAQSTVMISSESPNAAPTGDGRSATADFQALMAALQGQLGPMNAAGATQSGAMTTKQGTVQPQQPSSEPLLTLVEETLTEATAGGTVASEENIQPAQSDKEPSGDGLSLPFIGTLLPPTTPLTTTALAVERQANENEASTATDPASLLRFESGMQKTSEPTHSSGLLSETSQSGAERQFMDELKNLLAMMPGAGHEDPAPTADAQAVTPLAQSIGSASPDGTANLTGTAMTSLAPPFLHNSPGDTAMTGKAELPPARLLMEQPLNLDGDTWVDGFAERILWASKNQFHYAEIQLDPPELGALQVRIQIHQDQAQVQFISPHHQVREAIEGSLDRLRDLFQQQGMQLAHSQVDDGGGRGSAQQESRREGWHPIAGENPATTEEPMLQSRSLREGALIDRYA, via the coding sequence ATGAATCTGCCCACCATCGACCTGTCCACCATGCCGGCGGTGCAGGCCACTGCACAAAGCACCGTCATGATCAGCTCAGAGTCGCCGAATGCCGCCCCGACTGGCGATGGCCGCAGCGCAACGGCTGATTTTCAGGCCCTGATGGCTGCATTGCAGGGTCAGCTCGGCCCGATGAACGCGGCTGGCGCCACCCAATCTGGGGCCATGACAACGAAACAGGGCACAGTCCAACCGCAGCAGCCAAGCTCGGAACCGCTGCTGACGCTGGTGGAAGAGACCCTCACTGAAGCCACTGCGGGTGGCACAGTCGCCTCCGAAGAGAACATACAACCTGCGCAGAGCGACAAGGAGCCGTCGGGCGACGGTCTGAGCTTGCCGTTCATCGGCACACTCTTGCCGCCGACAACGCCGCTGACAACCACAGCATTGGCCGTTGAACGCCAAGCCAATGAAAATGAAGCAAGCACGGCCACCGATCCGGCCTCTCTGTTACGATTTGAAAGCGGAATGCAGAAGACCTCCGAGCCGACTCATTCGAGCGGTCTGCTGAGCGAAACCAGTCAAAGTGGGGCCGAACGGCAATTCATGGACGAACTGAAAAACCTGTTGGCGATGATGCCCGGCGCCGGTCATGAAGACCCGGCACCGACCGCCGATGCCCAGGCTGTCACACCGCTGGCGCAATCCATCGGCTCCGCCAGCCCTGATGGGACGGCCAATCTGACTGGAACGGCCATGACGTCGCTGGCACCGCCCTTCCTGCACAATTCACCTGGCGACACCGCAATGACAGGCAAGGCTGAGTTGCCACCCGCCAGGCTCCTGATGGAGCAGCCGCTCAACCTCGATGGCGATACCTGGGTCGATGGGTTTGCCGAGCGCATTCTCTGGGCAAGCAAGAACCAGTTCCACTATGCAGAGATTCAGCTCGACCCGCCCGAGCTGGGCGCACTGCAGGTGCGCATTCAGATCCATCAGGATCAGGCGCAGGTGCAGTTCATCAGCCCCCACCACCAGGTGCGCGAAGCCATCGAAGGCAGCCTCGACCGACTGCGCGATCTGTTTCAGCAGCAAGGGATGCAACTGGCCCACAGCCAGGTCGACGATGGGGGTGGCCGCGGCAGCGCCCAACAGGAGTCACGCCGTGAAGGTTGGCATCCCATTGCAGGTGAAAACCCAGCCACCACCGAAGAGCCCATGCTTCAGTCACGCTCACTGCGCGAAGGCGCACTGATCGACCGTTATGCCTGA
- a CDS encoding FMN-binding protein, whose translation MAPVPALAVQYMTTEAAQKLMFPKANLFIPHFVRLDDAQKEAVESATGVKMRHAEQPVWQVMVGGKPAGWFVRDEVYGKHEFITYAVALDASGAVRGVEILDYRETHGREIINPKWRAQFTGKRHGATLKLGDDVQNISGATLSCKHITEGVRRVLAIHQAVLK comes from the coding sequence ATGGCGCCGGTGCCTGCGCTTGCCGTGCAGTACATGACGACGGAGGCAGCGCAAAAGCTGATGTTTCCGAAAGCAAACCTGTTCATCCCGCATTTCGTGCGACTCGACGATGCGCAAAAGGAAGCGGTTGAGAGCGCCACCGGCGTGAAGATGCGCCACGCCGAGCAGCCGGTCTGGCAGGTGATGGTGGGTGGCAAACCCGCCGGCTGGTTCGTGCGGGACGAGGTGTACGGCAAGCACGAGTTCATCACCTACGCCGTTGCGCTCGATGCCAGCGGCGCGGTGCGTGGCGTCGAGATTCTCGACTACCGCGAGACCCATGGCCGCGAAATCATCAACCCGAAATGGCGCGCGCAGTTCACCGGAAAACGTCATGGCGCGACGCTGAAGCTCGGTGACGACGTCCAGAACATCAGTGGCGCCACGCTCTCGTGCAAACACATCACCGAGGGTGTGCGCCGCGTGCTGGCGATTCATCAGGCGGTGCTGAAGTGA
- a CDS encoding FAD:protein FMN transferase, which yields MKVRRAQPWLGTLVDIQVEGDDAMRLRSACDDAFGRIAEIHAALSFQSPDSELTHVNRMAQTDWVGLSPDFAAVLAAALDFARLGDGNFDPCVGGRLVAAGRLPRHAGFPEKTNGNWRAIEFDGERVRFQVPLLLDFSGIAKGHAVDQALAALRSTGVAAATVNAGGDLAHFGHTPIPLELRDPTQPTRLLRLAQITCGAAATSADYFQPGQLIDPADGTPLCRASSVTVLAADCLTADALTKIVAADPKHAPARLAHHGAQAILFDAEGLHLGDAKGWRTVYAAVRSATPIAGHGQRPQPVTALN from the coding sequence GTGAAGGTGCGCCGCGCACAGCCCTGGCTCGGCACGCTGGTTGATATCCAGGTCGAAGGCGATGACGCAATGCGACTGCGCAGCGCGTGTGATGACGCCTTCGGGCGCATTGCCGAAATCCACGCGGCGCTGAGCTTTCAGTCGCCCGACTCCGAGTTGACCCACGTCAACCGCATGGCACAAACCGACTGGGTGGGTCTGTCACCCGACTTCGCCGCCGTGCTCGCAGCCGCACTCGACTTCGCCCGGCTTGGCGACGGCAATTTCGACCCCTGCGTCGGTGGGCGGCTGGTTGCAGCAGGCCGGCTGCCACGCCACGCCGGATTTCCTGAAAAGACCAATGGCAACTGGCGCGCGATCGAATTCGATGGCGAACGTGTGCGGTTTCAGGTTCCGCTGCTGCTCGATTTTTCGGGCATCGCCAAGGGCCATGCGGTCGATCAGGCGCTCGCCGCGCTCCGCAGCACCGGCGTCGCCGCCGCCACCGTCAACGCCGGTGGCGATCTTGCACATTTCGGCCACACGCCGATTCCACTCGAGCTGCGCGATCCCACACAACCTACCCGCCTGCTGCGGCTCGCGCAGATCACATGCGGTGCCGCTGCGACCTCGGCCGATTACTTCCAACCCGGCCAGCTGATTGATCCGGCGGATGGCACACCGCTGTGCCGCGCATCAAGCGTCACCGTGCTCGCTGCCGACTGCCTCACCGCCGACGCCCTGACCAAGATCGTTGCCGCAGACCCGAAACACGCGCCCGCACGGCTCGCCCACCATGGCGCACAAGCGATCCTGTTCGATGCCGAGGGTCTGCACCTCGGCGATGCGAAGGGCTGGCGAACTGTGTATGCCGCCGTTCGTTCTGCCACTCCAATCGCCGGCCACGGGCAACGTCCCCAGCCGGTCACCGCTCTCAACTGA
- a CDS encoding porin yields the protein MKTHLAPTLLAASLAATLALPTLAADADTEARLKALEARLNALEAENQLLKRQQKATEQRVDTVQEEAKPSGSAGWAENSRIGGYGELHYNNLDGEGGASDKEEIDLHRFVLFFGHQFNERTRFFSELELEHSISGEGEKGEIELEQAYVEFDLNTHHRAKAGLFLLPIGLINETHEPPVFYGTERNPIEREIIPATWWAGGTGLSGDLGSGFGYDIAIHEGLATTAAKGYKPRDGRQKTSEARAEEIAYTARLKWSGLPGLSLAAAFQHQSDITQNLDATAGSANLFEVDGVFNHGPFTLKALYARWTLEGSGPAAIGADEQFGGYIEPSFKLNEQWGLFARYNLWDNAAGAGTASEKRQTDAGVNYWPHPDVVLKADYQWQDNDDDKNQNGFNLGVGYQF from the coding sequence ATGAAAACCCACCTTGCCCCCACCCTGCTCGCGGCTTCGCTTGCCGCCACATTGGCGCTGCCCACGCTGGCCGCCGACGCGGACACCGAAGCACGGTTGAAAGCACTGGAAGCGCGCCTCAATGCGCTCGAGGCCGAAAATCAGCTGCTGAAGCGTCAGCAAAAGGCCACCGAGCAGCGAGTCGACACCGTTCAGGAAGAGGCCAAACCTTCCGGAAGCGCCGGCTGGGCGGAAAACAGCCGCATCGGCGGTTATGGTGAGTTGCACTACAACAACCTCGACGGCGAAGGCGGGGCGTCCGACAAGGAAGAGATCGACCTGCACCGCTTTGTGCTGTTCTTCGGCCACCAATTCAACGAACGCACGCGTTTCTTCTCTGAACTCGAACTCGAACACAGCATCTCCGGGGAGGGCGAGAAAGGCGAGATCGAACTCGAACAGGCCTACGTCGAGTTCGACCTCAACACCCATCACCGCGCCAAGGCCGGTCTGTTCCTGCTCCCGATCGGCCTCATCAATGAAACGCATGAGCCACCGGTGTTTTATGGCACCGAGCGCAATCCGATCGAGAGAGAGATCATCCCCGCCACTTGGTGGGCCGGCGGCACCGGCCTGTCAGGCGACCTCGGCTCCGGTTTCGGCTACGACATCGCCATTCACGAGGGGCTTGCCACCACGGCGGCGAAGGGCTACAAGCCACGCGATGGCCGCCAGAAGACCAGCGAGGCGCGTGCCGAGGAGATCGCCTACACTGCACGCCTGAAGTGGAGCGGCCTGCCCGGGCTGTCACTGGCTGCCGCCTTCCAGCATCAGAGCGACATCACCCAGAACCTGGACGCAACCGCCGGCAGCGCCAACCTGTTTGAAGTGGATGGTGTGTTCAACCACGGCCCCTTCACCCTCAAGGCGCTGTACGCGCGCTGGACTCTCGAAGGCAGCGGTCCGGCCGCGATCGGCGCGGATGAGCAGTTCGGCGGCTACATCGAACCCTCATTCAAGCTCAACGAACAGTGGGGCCTGTTCGCACGCTACAACCTGTGGGACAACGCGGCTGGCGCCGGGACGGCCAGCGAAAAACGGCAGACCGATGCCGGGGTGAACTACTGGCCACACCCCGATGTGGTGCTCAAGGCTGACTACCAGTGGCAGGATAACGACGACGACAAAAACCAGAACGGTTTCAACCTCGGTGTCGGCTACCAGTTCTGA
- a CDS encoding outer membrane lipoprotein-sorting protein — MQRISRLTCAPLVSFALCCALLSLPVMAAERQCEVVEGTIVCQTQKDLTAGLDPTAKGLVVYSEMDNRNGATLGFGGRGYVDGVSELEATIRTADGSEHVRRVHMRFLERENSSDRRMMIMENPDDQKGMALLTISNPTGLDDQWLFDTTQKQVRRVSQNHIGTPFAGTDLNFEDLSLQNIDRYDYGFLGEEKLSGHDCYIVVRRPKYPYSSNGKLVTWVDKAHYYPVKIDYYDRHDTLVKTLTLFDYQQYDDRFWRAGRMELVNHLTAVRTTLQWSGYRFNVGLSEHDFDLNALQRPRTLR, encoded by the coding sequence ATGCAGCGGATCTCCCGGCTGACCTGCGCCCCACTCGTCTCATTCGCACTCTGCTGTGCGCTGCTGTCGCTGCCGGTGATGGCGGCTGAGCGGCAGTGCGAAGTGGTCGAAGGCACCATCGTCTGTCAGACGCAGAAGGATCTGACCGCCGGGCTCGATCCGACCGCCAAGGGTCTGGTGGTCTACTCCGAGATGGACAACCGCAATGGCGCAACACTGGGGTTTGGTGGCCGCGGCTATGTCGATGGCGTCTCCGAGCTCGAGGCCACCATCCGCACGGCTGACGGCAGCGAGCATGTAAGACGGGTCCACATGCGGTTTCTGGAGCGTGAGAACAGCAGTGACCGGCGCATGATGATCATGGAGAACCCCGATGATCAGAAAGGCATGGCGCTGCTGACCATCTCCAATCCCACCGGACTGGATGACCAGTGGCTGTTCGACACCACGCAAAAACAGGTCCGGCGGGTCAGTCAGAACCACATCGGCACACCCTTCGCCGGCACCGATCTCAACTTCGAAGACCTGAGCCTGCAGAACATCGACCGTTATGACTACGGCTTTCTTGGCGAAGAGAAGCTCTCCGGACATGACTGTTACATCGTGGTGCGTCGCCCAAAATACCCCTATTCCAGCAACGGCAAGCTGGTCACCTGGGTCGACAAGGCGCACTACTATCCGGTCAAGATCGACTACTACGACCGCCATGACACCCTGGTCAAGACTCTGACGCTGTTCGACTACCAGCAGTACGACGACCGCTTCTGGCGTGCCGGGCGCATGGAGCTGGTGAACCATCTGACCGCCGTGCGCACCACACTGCAGTGGAGCGGCTATCGCTTCAACGTCGGGCTCTCCGAGCACGACTTCGACCTCAACGCACTGCAACGGCCGCGCACCTTGCGTTGA
- a CDS encoding energy transducer TonB, with protein sequence MADPQYLLLFQGELAPGCRRREVLDRLTQLTNRDADSLIDQLFAIKPLIIKRGGDLAFLEHFRQTLICAGLSIDLRQDDAKSAEIDEIDFVFAHYAPIEEAAPQLSQAVLMQNPAAPRRQLGRHALLFEGQLADGLNQRQVIRNLASLCNCSERRVSDELFSVVPLLLATADQRVELEQMLEEYQHAGLLLSLVKTENCDETLPLAALSIRHDRPEVTLPHFKRWPFPALVGTFCLSISLLWLQGMLTQPPKPVTPSPPSPRLEIVLNAPPDPVVKPAFLPSLAEAVAKTAAPPAPAVAAAKPPPPAAKARRVATSPPAPPPEQAAPTASEPPPAAPVATGIDIARLSEAYDNRVRLWLAEHQSKQSTQGSIGAGRVTLAVELNREGRLLSGRVSESSGHAALDAQALADLKAASPFPAMPVELTAATHALTIRILYRETQ encoded by the coding sequence ATGGCCGATCCTCAATATCTGCTGCTGTTCCAGGGTGAGCTGGCACCGGGCTGTCGACGGCGCGAGGTGCTCGATCGACTCACCCAACTGACCAACCGCGATGCCGACAGCCTGATCGACCAGCTGTTCGCCATCAAACCGCTGATCATCAAGCGCGGTGGCGACCTTGCCTTTCTTGAGCACTTTCGCCAGACCCTGATCTGCGCGGGGCTGTCGATCGATCTGCGGCAGGACGATGCAAAGAGTGCCGAGATCGACGAGATCGACTTCGTCTTTGCCCACTACGCACCGATCGAGGAGGCTGCGCCGCAGCTGAGTCAGGCGGTGCTGATGCAGAACCCGGCTGCACCCCGGAGGCAACTTGGACGTCATGCCCTGCTGTTCGAGGGGCAACTGGCCGACGGCCTGAACCAGCGACAGGTGATCCGCAATCTCGCCAGCCTGTGCAACTGCAGTGAGCGGCGGGTCAGCGATGAGCTCTTCTCGGTGGTCCCGCTGCTGCTCGCCACGGCGGATCAGCGCGTTGAACTGGAGCAGATGCTGGAGGAGTACCAGCATGCCGGGCTGCTGCTTTCGCTTGTCAAAACAGAAAATTGTGATGAAACCTTGCCGCTGGCCGCGCTGTCGATCCGCCATGATCGACCTGAGGTGACGCTTCCCCATTTCAAACGCTGGCCATTCCCGGCCCTGGTGGGCACCTTCTGCCTGTCGATCAGTCTGCTGTGGCTGCAGGGGATGTTGACCCAACCACCCAAACCGGTGACCCCATCGCCGCCATCGCCCCGTCTGGAGATTGTGCTGAATGCACCGCCCGATCCGGTGGTGAAGCCAGCCTTCCTGCCCAGCCTCGCCGAAGCCGTTGCCAAGACCGCAGCCCCACCCGCGCCTGCAGTGGCGGCAGCGAAACCCCCACCGCCCGCCGCAAAAGCCAGGCGCGTGGCAACGTCACCACCTGCTCCACCGCCCGAGCAGGCCGCGCCCACCGCAAGCGAACCGCCGCCGGCGGCACCCGTTGCCACGGGCATCGACATTGCCCGATTGAGCGAAGCCTATGACAACCGCGTCCGATTGTGGCTTGCCGAGCATCAGAGCAAGCAGAGCACCCAAGGCAGTATCGGTGCGGGCCGGGTGACACTGGCTGTCGAGCTGAACCGTGAAGGAAGATTGCTGTCAGGGCGGGTCAGTGAATCAAGCGGCCATGCCGCGCTCGATGCGCAGGCGTTGGCCGACCTCAAGGCGGCCAGCCCGTTTCCGGCCATGCCGGTGGAGCTCACGGCAGCCACCCATGCCCTGACCATCCGAATTCTCTATCGCGAGACCCAGTGA